One window of Rasiella rasia genomic DNA carries:
- a CDS encoding PepSY domain-containing protein, with protein sequence MTISIWRYSHLLLAIVASLFLIVASLTGVILAIEPISNQAKGHDVVQLDEVSLATTVTALTNNFDEVFSLEVTPANFVKASVLTKDFETKDLYINASTGETLAEVAERPSIYSFATNLHRSLFLKSIGRFFVGLVSLLLVLITCSGIVLLVKRQGGIKRFFSKVQKDYFEMRFHVVLSRWLFIPIIIVAATGVFLSAEKFNLLPDTALQFEEQPKNSAAIAYATHTEIPLFQKTKLSEVRSVTFPFSKEPEEYFQIALKDKEIKVHQHTGAIISSASYPFVVLTSRLSFALHTGEGSILWSIILCIASASILFFMYSGFVMTLKRIRKTKPSTTMTDKDACEYIILVGSETGTTYGFAQQFCDALTLAGKSVFITELNSYTVFKNATHIFVFTATYGEGEATTNARKFESIFPTIQQPNPIKYTVVGFGSLEYPDYCQFAIKVDGLLQGQEGFSPLLPLYKINNASEVAFRDWVKNWSIATTTPVQLKVSESKKKRLSFKDFEVIERTSTNLDETFLLKLKPLKRTTFSSGDLLAILPENSEAARQYSIAKVDKAVLLSIKKHEKGQVSPYLYSLEKGELLRAAITVNRRFHLRKKTPAILIGNGTGIAPFLGMIQENRTSEINLFWGGRTMASSNIYSSIISKELSANKNLKVHACYSREGKKQYVQDLIAVNKELLLATIEKQGVLMICGSLAMQNDVLNTLDVLLKSSKYSLDELQHREQLFMDCY encoded by the coding sequence ATGACTATTTCTATCTGGCGATATAGTCATCTACTATTGGCTATCGTAGCCTCTTTATTTTTAATTGTTGCCTCCCTAACGGGAGTTATTTTGGCTATAGAGCCTATCTCTAATCAGGCAAAGGGGCACGATGTGGTACAGCTTGATGAAGTGTCTTTAGCTACTACAGTTACGGCCCTTACCAATAATTTTGATGAAGTATTCTCACTAGAAGTTACCCCCGCTAATTTTGTTAAAGCGTCGGTGTTGACAAAAGATTTTGAGACTAAAGACCTGTACATTAATGCGAGTACTGGTGAAACTTTAGCCGAGGTTGCCGAGAGACCTTCTATTTATAGTTTTGCCACCAACTTGCACCGCTCTCTTTTTTTAAAGAGCATTGGGAGGTTTTTTGTTGGGTTAGTTTCACTATTGCTAGTTCTCATTACATGTTCAGGAATTGTTCTGTTAGTAAAAAGACAAGGTGGAATTAAACGCTTTTTCTCAAAGGTTCAGAAAGATTATTTCGAAATGCGCTTTCATGTGGTTTTAAGTCGGTGGTTGTTTATCCCAATTATCATTGTGGCTGCGACGGGTGTTTTTCTTTCTGCTGAAAAGTTTAATTTGTTGCCAGATACCGCACTTCAGTTTGAAGAACAGCCAAAAAATAGTGCGGCCATAGCGTATGCAACGCACACAGAAATTCCACTCTTTCAAAAAACGAAACTTTCCGAAGTACGTTCTGTAACATTTCCTTTTTCTAAAGAACCCGAAGAGTACTTCCAAATTGCTCTCAAAGACAAAGAAATTAAGGTGCATCAACACACGGGAGCTATTATTAGTAGTGCCTCTTACCCTTTTGTGGTGCTCACCTCGAGATTAAGTTTTGCCTTGCACACTGGGGAAGGCAGCATCTTGTGGTCCATTATTTTATGTATTGCTAGCGCCTCTATATTATTTTTTATGTATTCGGGCTTTGTTATGACTTTAAAGCGCATTAGAAAAACAAAACCGAGTACTACCATGACAGATAAAGATGCATGCGAATATATTATTCTAGTTGGTTCAGAAACAGGAACGACCTACGGCTTTGCTCAGCAATTCTGCGATGCATTAACTCTAGCTGGTAAATCGGTTTTTATTACAGAGCTTAATTCGTATACTGTTTTTAAAAATGCCACACACATATTCGTGTTTACTGCTACCTATGGTGAAGGAGAGGCAACAACCAATGCGCGAAAATTTGAGTCAATTTTTCCTACCATTCAACAACCAAACCCTATTAAATATACAGTGGTTGGTTTTGGCTCTTTAGAATACCCAGACTATTGTCAGTTTGCAATTAAAGTTGATGGTCTCTTGCAAGGTCAAGAAGGATTTTCACCACTCTTACCCCTCTATAAAATTAATAATGCCAGTGAAGTTGCATTTAGAGATTGGGTAAAAAACTGGAGTATTGCAACTACCACACCTGTACAGCTAAAAGTTTCAGAATCGAAAAAGAAAAGGCTTTCATTTAAAGATTTTGAGGTCATTGAACGAACCTCAACCAATCTAGACGAAACCTTTTTACTTAAACTAAAACCGCTTAAAAGAACAACGTTCTCTTCTGGAGATTTACTTGCTATCCTTCCTGAAAATAGTGAAGCGGCACGACAGTATTCTATTGCAAAAGTAGACAAGGCAGTATTGCTGAGTATTAAAAAACATGAAAAGGGGCAGGTATCGCCCTATTTGTACAGTCTAGAAAAAGGAGAATTGCTTCGAGCAGCGATAACTGTAAATCGCCGATTTCATCTTAGAAAAAAAACACCCGCTATATTAATTGGTAATGGCACTGGAATTGCCCCTTTTTTAGGAATGATTCAAGAAAACAGAACAAGCGAAATCAATTTATTTTGGGGCGGACGTACAATGGCCTCTTCAAATATATATTCTTCAATTATTTCGAAGGAACTTTCAGCAAATAAGAACTTAAAAGTTCATGCTTGTTATTCGCGTGAAGGAAAAAAGCAATATGTTCAAGACCTTATTGCGGTGAATAAAGAATTGTTATTAGCCACTATAGAAAAGCAAGGAGTGTTAATGATTTGCGGCTCTTTAGCCATGCAAAATGATGTATTAAACACTTTAGATGTGTTACTAAAATCGTCTAAATATAGCTTAGACGAGTTACAACATAGAGAACAACTATTTATGGATTGCTACTAG
- a CDS encoding heme-binding domain-containing protein, with amino-acid sequence MKKIIKIILVLALIALVIIQFIRPEKNNGGYESVIPFENETKPSLAVAEILKSNCYDCHSNQTQYPWYSEIAPFSLWLDEHIEHGKGHFNVSEWNTYSAKKKDHKLEELIEMVEEGEMPLDSYTWLHGNLSPEDTELLLQWAGLTRLKYREKLEVSHTD; translated from the coding sequence ATGAAAAAAATAATCAAAATCATTTTAGTACTGGCCCTAATTGCATTGGTGATTATTCAGTTTATTCGTCCCGAAAAAAATAACGGAGGTTATGAAAGTGTAATCCCCTTTGAAAATGAAACAAAACCAAGTTTGGCCGTTGCAGAAATTTTAAAATCAAACTGTTACGATTGTCATAGTAACCAAACACAATACCCTTGGTATTCTGAAATTGCGCCGTTTTCGTTGTGGTTAGATGAGCATATTGAGCACGGTAAAGGGCATTTTAACGTTTCAGAATGGAATACGTATTCTGCTAAGAAAAAAGACCATAAGTTAGAAGAGCTAATCGAAATGGTTGAAGAAGGTGAGATGCCGTTAGATTCGTATACATGGCTTCACGGAAATCTTTCTCCAGAGGATACTGAATTGCTATTACAATGGGCAGGCTTAACAAGACTTAAGTATAGAGAAAAACTTGAAGTTTCTCATACCGATTAA
- a CDS encoding bifunctional metallophosphatase/5'-nucleotidase, with amino-acid sequence MKQPKFLQRTINLEENIAHTTKKNSFKKSKQTLFVVGLLLTMLVFSGCKTTKEVAATNADEVEFTIVQLNDVYEIAPLSGGKFGGLARVANVVDSLRNENANTFLVMAGDFLNPSLLGTVKVNGERVRGRHMIEVMNAMKFDLATFGNHEFDLSEEDLQKRLNESEFAWTSANVFQNTEEGPRSFQIIKGADTTRVPEVFQFQIKRADTVAASVGILSVTLDSNPQDYVYYSDYLLEAKTAFVTLKAKKSDLIFGLTHVDVLQDIALAKSLPELQFIMGGHEHDAMLVPVDNAIIAKADANAKTAYIHKFVYNLKTKKLVIDSHLMPITDMVASSPSVAKVVDKWSAILDEKIREVIANPSEVIYSANVPLDGTDKANRSTQTNLGQIVTKGMAAAYPDEIDLVFVNGGSFRLDDMLNNDVTSVDIFRVLPFGGSVVKVKLKGSLLKKVLDYGQSQAGTGAYLHRMYVTKATDNGPWLFKGNPIEDTNTYTVATSDFLLKGFDIPFLTPENEGIVEIHEPTESEVAYDIRKAVILYLKSLKK; translated from the coding sequence ATGAAGCAACCAAAATTTTTACAACGTACCATTAATTTGGAAGAAAATATTGCACATACAACCAAGAAAAATTCTTTTAAGAAGAGTAAACAGACCTTGTTTGTTGTAGGACTGCTTTTAACCATGTTGGTGTTTAGCGGTTGTAAAACAACAAAGGAAGTCGCAGCTACAAACGCAGATGAGGTTGAATTTACCATCGTACAGTTAAACGATGTGTATGAAATTGCACCTTTAAGCGGAGGTAAATTTGGCGGACTAGCACGTGTGGCGAATGTAGTAGACTCGTTGCGAAATGAAAATGCCAACACCTTTCTTGTGATGGCAGGCGATTTTTTAAATCCGTCGTTGTTAGGTACGGTAAAGGTGAATGGTGAAAGGGTTCGCGGTAGGCATATGATTGAAGTCATGAACGCTATGAAGTTTGATCTTGCTACCTTCGGAAACCATGAATTTGACCTTAGCGAAGAAGATCTTCAAAAACGCTTAAATGAATCTGAATTTGCATGGACGTCTGCTAATGTATTTCAAAACACAGAAGAAGGGCCTCGCAGCTTTCAGATAATAAAAGGTGCCGATACTACTAGAGTGCCTGAAGTGTTCCAATTTCAGATAAAGCGAGCAGATACGGTTGCGGCTTCTGTAGGGATTTTAAGCGTTACGCTAGACTCTAACCCTCAGGATTATGTATACTACAGTGATTACCTATTAGAGGCTAAAACAGCATTTGTGACGCTTAAGGCCAAAAAATCTGACCTTATCTTTGGTCTAACCCACGTAGACGTATTACAGGATATTGCCTTGGCTAAATCACTTCCTGAGTTACAATTTATAATGGGGGGACATGAGCACGATGCAATGTTAGTACCTGTAGATAATGCAATAATAGCAAAAGCAGATGCAAATGCTAAAACTGCATATATCCACAAATTTGTGTACAATCTTAAGACTAAAAAGCTTGTGATAGACTCTCACCTCATGCCAATTACAGATATGGTTGCATCCAGCCCTAGCGTGGCAAAGGTTGTAGATAAATGGAGCGCTATTTTAGATGAAAAGATTAGAGAGGTTATTGCTAACCCGAGTGAGGTTATTTATAGTGCTAATGTGCCCTTAGATGGTACCGATAAGGCAAATCGAAGCACCCAAACCAACTTAGGGCAGATTGTGACTAAAGGAATGGCGGCCGCATATCCAGATGAAATAGACTTAGTTTTTGTGAATGGAGGTTCGTTTCGTCTCGATGATATGTTGAACAACGATGTAACAAGTGTAGATATCTTTAGAGTATTACCCTTTGGCGGTAGTGTTGTAAAGGTAAAGTTGAAAGGTTCTCTACTTAAAAAAGTGTTAGATTATGGCCAATCTCAAGCCGGAACCGGAGCTTATTTACATAGAATGTATGTTACAAAGGCAACAGACAATGGTCCGTGGCTGTTTAAAGGAAATCCTATTGAAGACACAAATACCTATACGGTTGCGACGAGTGACTTCTTATTAAAAGGCTTCGATATTCCTTTTTTAACTCCAGAGAACGAAGGAATAGTTGAAATTCATGAACCCACCGAAAGCGAAGTAGCTTATGACATTAGAAAAGCGGTAATCTTATATTTAAAATCTTTAAAGAAATAG
- a CDS encoding hydroxymethylglutaryl-CoA lyase produces the protein MGEVKIIECPRDAMQGIKDWIPTEKKVQYIQSLLRCGFDTIDFGSFVSPKAIPQMQDTAEVLAQLDLSTTTSKLLAIVANVRGAEAAVTHPEIQYLGYPFSISENFQMRNTHKTIAQSIEVLKEILELANAANKEVVTYLSMGFGNPYGDPWNVEIVGEWAERLANMGVSILSLSDTVGTSTPDIITYLFSELILKYPSIEFGAHLHTTPTAWHEKIQAAYEAGCRRFDGAIQGFGGCPMAKDELTGNMPTEKMLSFFTAEKVTTNINTMSFESAHNEATKIFTTYH, from the coding sequence ATGGGAGAAGTGAAAATTATAGAATGTCCTAGAGACGCCATGCAAGGTATTAAAGACTGGATTCCTACCGAGAAAAAAGTTCAGTATATACAGTCGTTATTGCGATGCGGATTTGACACCATAGATTTTGGGAGCTTTGTGTCTCCAAAGGCTATTCCGCAAATGCAGGATACCGCTGAGGTGCTTGCACAATTAGACTTGTCTACAACCACTAGTAAATTGCTAGCAATTGTTGCAAACGTAAGAGGAGCAGAGGCTGCTGTGACACATCCCGAAATTCAATATTTGGGATATCCTTTCTCTATTTCAGAGAATTTTCAAATGCGTAATACGCATAAAACAATCGCCCAGTCTATAGAGGTGTTAAAAGAAATTTTAGAACTAGCCAATGCTGCAAATAAAGAAGTAGTTACGTACTTGTCTATGGGTTTTGGAAACCCGTATGGCGATCCTTGGAATGTTGAAATTGTTGGTGAATGGGCAGAGCGTCTTGCAAATATGGGCGTTTCTATATTATCGTTAAGCGATACCGTAGGAACTTCTACACCCGATATTATAACGTACTTATTCTCTGAACTTATTCTGAAATATCCATCTATTGAATTTGGAGCACATTTACATACAACGCCAACGGCATGGCATGAAAAGATTCAGGCAGCATATGAAGCGGGCTGCAGGAGGTTTGACGGCGCTATTCAAGGTTTTGGTGGATGCCCTATGGCCAAAGATGAACTAACAGGTAATATGCCTACAGAAAAGATGCTTAGCTTTTTTACTGCAGAAAAGGTAACAACGAATATAAACACAATGTCTTTTGAAAGTGCACACAATGAAGCAACCAAAATTTTTACAACGTACCATTAA
- a CDS encoding LysE family translocator — MIEVLLSFSLATIVLALSPGPDNIYVLTQSLAHGSKSGIATTAGLISGCIVHTALLAFGISALITASEFVFYGIKCVGAAYLLYLAYKVFRAPATISFTENTTQKKSAWAYFKIGVIMNLVNPKVMLFFIAFFPAFLWNPESNTILQFFVLGGVFMVVSFIVFSSIALLAGFISNYLKANSRVGLVLKWMQILVFVGIAVYILIP; from the coding sequence ATGATAGAGGTATTACTATCTTTTTCTCTCGCTACCATTGTCTTGGCACTCTCGCCAGGGCCTGATAATATTTATGTACTCACACAGTCGTTAGCACACGGAAGTAAAAGTGGTATCGCAACCACTGCAGGACTCATAAGCGGTTGCATTGTACATACCGCATTATTGGCCTTCGGAATTTCTGCGCTTATTACAGCTTCAGAATTTGTGTTTTACGGAATTAAATGTGTTGGCGCGGCGTACTTACTATACTTAGCTTACAAGGTGTTTAGAGCTCCAGCAACAATTTCATTTACAGAGAATACCACACAAAAAAAATCGGCTTGGGCTTATTTTAAGATTGGAGTCATTATGAATTTAGTGAACCCGAAAGTGATGTTATTTTTTATCGCTTTTTTCCCAGCGTTTCTATGGAACCCCGAGTCTAATACAATTCTGCAGTTCTTTGTTTTAGGAGGGGTCTTTATGGTTGTCTCATTTATAGTTTTTAGTAGCATTGCTTTGTTAGCAGGGTTTATTTCAAACTATTTAAAAGCCAATAGTAGAGTAGGGCTTGTTCTAAAATGGATGCAAATTTTAGTTTTTGTTGGAATTGCTGTGTATATCTTAATTCCGTAA
- a CDS encoding quinone-dependent dihydroorotate dehydrogenase, which translates to MYKTILRPLLFTSDPENVHHFTFKMVRFFHKIGFGGIFRSIYKKEDKRLERELFGLKFSNPVGLAAGFDKDAKLYKELSNFGFGFIEIGTVTPKPQDGNPKKRLFRLKEDSAIVNRMGFNNGGVEAAVERLKQNPKPGERGHVLVGGNIGKNKITPNNEAVNDYVICFEALFDYVDYFVVNVSSPNTPNLRELQDKKPLTELLNTLQDKNSTKEGRKPILLKIAPDLSNEQLLDIIDIVADTKIDGVIATNTTIARDGLTAANQKEMGGLSGKPLTKRATEVVRFLAEHSNRAFPIIGVGGIHSAKDALEKIEAGASLVQLYTGFIYEGPALIKRINKAILSG; encoded by the coding sequence ATGTACAAAACAATTCTTCGTCCGTTGCTATTTACTTCAGATCCTGAAAATGTACATCATTTCACCTTTAAGATGGTGCGATTTTTTCACAAGATTGGTTTCGGAGGAATTTTCCGCAGCATTTATAAAAAGGAAGATAAACGCTTAGAGCGTGAGTTGTTTGGGTTGAAATTTTCTAACCCCGTAGGCTTGGCAGCTGGATTCGACAAAGATGCTAAGTTATACAAAGAATTATCTAATTTCGGATTTGGCTTTATTGAAATTGGAACAGTTACACCCAAACCTCAAGACGGAAACCCAAAAAAACGCCTGTTTCGACTTAAAGAAGATAGCGCCATTGTAAATAGAATGGGTTTTAACAACGGGGGAGTAGAAGCAGCAGTAGAACGATTAAAGCAAAACCCGAAGCCCGGAGAACGCGGACATGTTTTGGTAGGTGGTAACATTGGTAAAAACAAAATCACACCCAATAATGAGGCGGTTAACGATTATGTGATTTGCTTTGAAGCCTTGTTTGACTATGTAGATTATTTTGTTGTGAATGTAAGCTCGCCTAATACTCCCAATTTGCGAGAATTACAAGATAAGAAGCCACTCACAGAACTTTTAAACACTTTACAAGATAAGAATAGCACCAAAGAGGGACGTAAACCAATTTTATTGAAAATTGCTCCCGACTTGTCTAATGAACAGTTACTAGATATTATAGACATTGTTGCAGATACAAAAATAGATGGCGTTATAGCAACAAACACCACAATTGCTCGAGACGGTTTAACAGCTGCTAATCAAAAAGAAATGGGCGGTTTAAGCGGAAAGCCACTAACTAAGAGAGCTACAGAAGTTGTTCGATTTTTAGCAGAACATAGCAATCGAGCATTTCCTATTATTGGAGTGGGAGGTATTCATTCTGCAAAAGACGCACTAGAAAAAATTGAAGCAGGAGCTAGTTTGGTACAATTGTACACCGGCTTTATTTATGAAGGTCCTGCCCTCATTAAAAGAATCAATAAAGCAATTCTTTCAGGATAA
- the pepT gene encoding peptidase T, with amino-acid sequence MIDKQHLINRFISYVTVDTESDPESNTTPSTEKQWNLANALVAELKQIGLQDVTIDENAYIMATLPSNIEGDAPVIGFISHFDTTPDFTGANVNPQIIENYDGGTIVLNEEQNILLSPKDFDDLLLYKGQTLITTDGTTLLGADDKAGIAEIISAMEYLVQHPEIKHGKIRVGFTPDEEIGRGAHKFDVQAFGADWAYTMDGSQIGELEYENFNAAGAVVKVKGKIVHPGYAKGKMVNSMYIATDFINSLPRMETPEHTEDRQGFFHLYSVNGEVDGTSLQYIIRDHDKEHFEARKAMMTQLADELNAQYGEERVTVEIKDQYYNMREKIEPVMHIVEIAEKAMQQANIKPLIKPIRGGTDGSQLSFMGLPCPNIFAGGHNFHGRYEYVPVESMQKAIEVIVNIAQIVATRDKN; translated from the coding sequence ATGATAGACAAACAACACCTCATCAACAGATTTATAAGCTACGTTACAGTAGATACCGAAAGCGATCCAGAAAGCAACACTACACCAAGTACAGAGAAACAATGGAACCTAGCCAATGCTCTTGTGGCCGAGTTAAAGCAAATTGGGTTACAGGATGTTACCATAGATGAAAATGCCTATATCATGGCGACGTTACCATCTAACATTGAAGGAGACGCACCTGTAATTGGGTTTATTTCTCATTTCGATACCACACCAGATTTTACAGGAGCAAATGTAAATCCGCAAATCATTGAAAACTACGATGGTGGTACAATTGTGTTAAATGAAGAACAAAACATTCTGCTATCTCCTAAAGATTTTGACGATTTGCTATTATATAAAGGGCAAACACTCATCACCACAGATGGGACAACACTTTTAGGGGCGGATGATAAAGCTGGTATTGCTGAAATTATCTCGGCAATGGAATATCTTGTGCAACACCCAGAAATAAAACATGGAAAAATTAGGGTTGGTTTTACACCCGATGAAGAGATTGGAAGAGGAGCTCATAAATTTGATGTGCAAGCCTTTGGCGCCGATTGGGCGTACACCATGGACGGTAGTCAAATTGGAGAGTTAGAATACGAAAATTTTAATGCTGCAGGCGCTGTAGTTAAGGTTAAAGGTAAAATTGTACATCCTGGTTATGCCAAAGGGAAAATGGTGAACAGCATGTACATTGCAACAGACTTTATTAATTCGTTACCTCGAATGGAGACACCAGAGCACACTGAAGACAGACAGGGTTTCTTTCACCTGTACAGTGTGAATGGTGAAGTGGATGGCACGTCGCTTCAATATATTATTCGCGATCATGATAAAGAGCATTTTGAAGCCCGTAAGGCGATGATGACACAATTAGCAGACGAATTAAATGCGCAATACGGTGAAGAGCGCGTAACAGTTGAAATAAAAGACCAATACTATAATATGCGCGAAAAAATTGAACCTGTAATGCACATAGTTGAAATTGCTGAGAAAGCCATGCAACAAGCCAATATTAAACCCTTAATTAAGCCAATAAGAGGTGGAACCGATGGTTCTCAGCTAAGCTTTATGGGCCTACCTTGCCCAAATATATTTGCTGGCGGGCATAATTTCCATGGGAGGTATGAGTATGTTCCTGTAGAAAGTATGCAAAAAGCGATTGAGGTTATTGTAAACATTGCGCAGATAGTAGCAACAAGAGATAAGAATTAA
- the yajC gene encoding preprotein translocase subunit YajC, with product MESLQSFAPLILMFLVVYLFMIRPQMKRSKNEKQFASDLKRGDKVVTKSGMHGKILDLNDDGTCIIETGAGKMKFERSSISMELSKKQNEDKKGAIIERK from the coding sequence ATGGAATCATTACAGAGCTTTGCGCCCTTAATTCTAATGTTTTTGGTGGTCTATCTTTTTATGATACGTCCGCAAATGAAGCGTTCTAAAAACGAAAAACAGTTTGCATCAGACCTCAAACGTGGCGATAAAGTCGTTACCAAGAGTGGAATGCACGGAAAGATCTTAGATCTTAACGACGACGGAACATGTATCATTGAAACTGGTGCAGGTAAAATGAAGTTTGAGCGTTCTTCCATATCTATGGAACTTAGTAAAAAACAGAATGAAGATAAAAAAGGCGCTATTATAGAAAGAAAATAA
- a CDS encoding DUF1573 domain-containing protein: MKKSFLIVAVLSAFIFTSCKEDASEKVKEENVAAAADRDVNAGKYPVMKFEKTVHDFGTIDQGTNVEHRFVFTNTGEAPLVIVDAKSSCGCTVPEKPEGPIAPGDKGELLVKFNGSGKNQVSKTVTITANTQAGKETLQIKAFVNPKEGATTANGSPLSGK; this comes from the coding sequence ATGAAAAAATCATTTCTAATTGTAGCTGTACTTTCAGCATTCATTTTTACTTCTTGTAAAGAAGATGCTTCAGAGAAAGTGAAAGAAGAAAACGTGGCTGCTGCTGCAGACCGTGATGTAAATGCTGGAAAATATCCAGTAATGAAATTTGAAAAGACAGTACACGATTTCGGAACTATCGATCAAGGTACTAATGTAGAGCACCGTTTTGTATTTACAAACACTGGTGAAGCTCCTTTAGTAATTGTTGATGCTAAAAGTAGCTGTGGGTGTACTGTGCCAGAAAAGCCAGAAGGACCTATTGCTCCTGGAGATAAAGGTGAGTTGCTAGTTAAATTTAACGGAAGTGGTAAAAACCAAGTAAGCAAAACCGTTACGATTACTGCAAATACACAGGCTGGTAAAGAAACATTGCAAATCAAAGCTTTCGTAAATCCTAAAGAAGGTGCTACTACTGCAAATGGATCTCCATTAAGCGGAAAATAA
- the nusB gene encoding transcription antitermination factor NusB, which translates to MLTRRHIRVKVLQSIYAFNHTEHADLEKQEKFLLYSLDQMHDLYVLLLQSMVALRDHAEIFLLKSQQKHLATALERNPSRRFVDNQAVSLLAENTYLQDILKKKKLNYWKEDDEYIAILFNELTSKDWYEEYLSGNGNSLKEDKAFLAKIYKEVIAPNDKLYEYVEDKRLTWVDDFPIVNTAIVKVLGKISAENESAMIPSLYKNEDDRDYAVQLLRKVLLNDEKLAAQIDGKTPNWDKERIADIDLIILKMGIAEFLYFPSIPVRVSINEYLEISKEYSTPKSSIFVNGILDKLVKEYAEKKTLNKIGRGLQ; encoded by the coding sequence ATGCTCACAAGAAGACACATTAGGGTAAAAGTATTACAATCCATTTACGCGTTCAACCATACTGAACACGCAGATTTAGAGAAACAAGAAAAGTTTCTTTTGTATAGTTTAGACCAAATGCATGATTTGTATGTCTTATTACTACAGAGTATGGTAGCATTGCGTGATCATGCGGAAATTTTCTTACTCAAATCGCAGCAAAAACATTTAGCAACAGCCCTAGAGAGAAATCCGAGTCGGCGTTTTGTAGATAATCAAGCCGTTTCTTTGCTTGCTGAAAATACCTATCTGCAAGACATTCTGAAAAAGAAAAAATTAAATTACTGGAAAGAAGACGATGAGTATATCGCGATTCTTTTTAACGAACTTACCTCAAAAGATTGGTATGAAGAATACCTTTCAGGCAACGGAAATAGTTTGAAAGAAGACAAGGCATTCTTAGCCAAAATATACAAAGAAGTAATTGCACCCAATGATAAGTTGTACGAATACGTTGAAGATAAACGTTTAACGTGGGTAGACGATTTCCCTATTGTAAATACGGCGATTGTAAAGGTATTAGGGAAAATTTCCGCAGAAAATGAAAGCGCCATGATTCCGTCCTTGTACAAAAATGAAGATGATAGAGATTATGCCGTTCAGTTACTTAGAAAGGTCCTTTTAAATGATGAAAAATTAGCAGCTCAAATCGATGGAAAAACACCAAATTGGGATAAAGAGCGTATCGCAGATATTGATTTAATTATCTTGAAAATGGGTATTGCAGAATTCCTGTATTTTCCTTCGATTCCAGTTCGTGTTTCTATTAATGAATACCTAGAAATATCGAAAGAATACAGCACTCCTAAGAGCAGTATTTTTGTAAATGGTATCTTAGACAAGCTAGTAAAAGAATATGCAGAAAAAAAGACGCTAAATAAAATAGGTAGGGGCTTGCAGTAA